CAGAGGAATCAAGGACTCAGCGCCCTCCAGCGAGAAGCGCTTCTGACCGAGGTACTTGGTCTGCAGGAAGTTCTCAAATGCTTCGGCAGCGTTGAGCTTCTGCAGGATGTACTTCTGCTCTGGGTTGGAAGGCTTTGGCATGCCTGCTTCCAGACGATCCATGAGCCAACGACGCTCGTCGCGGTCGAGGATGTGGGTGTACTCAGCGCCAACGTGCAGGGTGTAAGAGGAACGCAGACGGGTGAGAACCTCACGCAGCGTCATGGTCTCCTTGCCACCAAATCCACCGACGTGGAAAGTACGATCCAGATCCCACAGTGTCAGTCCGTGGGTTTCCATCTCGAGGTCGCGGGAGTCTGGCTTAGCCAAGCCTGGCTGGTGCCAGCCGATTGGGTTGGTGTCTGCCATGAGGTGGCCGCGAGAGCGGTATGCCTCGATGAGCTTCATAACGCGGGTGTTCTTATCCAGACCGGAGTTTGGCTGATCCTGTGCCCAACGCATTGGAGCGTAAGGGATCTGCATGGACTCGAAGATCTCGTCCCAGAACTTGTCGTCGATCAGCATCTGGGAGATGTCGCGCAAGAACTCACCGGACTCTGCGCCCTGGATCACGCGGTGATCGTAGGTGGAAGTCAGCGTAACAAGCTTGCCTACGCCCAGTTCAGCGAGGCGGTCCTCGGAAGCACCAGCGAACTCCGCTGGGTAATCCATTGCGCCAACGCCGATGATGGAGCCTTGGCCCTTGGTCAAGCGAGGAATGGAGTGGCGGGTGCCGATGCCACCAGGGTTGGTCAGTGACATGGTGACTCCCGAGAAGTCGTCCATGGTCAGCTTGTTTACACGCGCACGCTCAACGATGTCCTCATACGCATCGATGAAGCCGGCGAAAGTCTTGGTCTCGCACTCCTTGATCGCAGCAACGACGAGGGCGCGAGAGCCGTCCTTCTGAGGGAGGTCAATCGCAAGACCGAGGTTGATGTGCTCCGGCTGGATTACGAATGGCTTGCCATCCTTCAGCTCGTAACGCACGTTCATCGCAGGGTGAAGCATGGTGGACTTCACGATTGCCCAGCCGATGATGTGGGTGAAGGAAATCTTGCCACCGCGGGTGCGCTTGAGGTGATCGTTGATCTGGGCGCGGTTTTCAAACATGAGCTTGACTGGCATATCGCGAACGGTGGTAGCCGTCGGGATCTCCAGAGACTCGTCCATGTTCTTAGCGATGGCCTTGAACATGCCCTTGAGCTGCTTTTCAGAAGCCTCAGGCTGCTCCTTGATCTTGTCTAGCGGACTGACCTTTGGCTTTGGAGCCTTCTTCGCAGGCTGGGAGGCTGCTGGTGGTACCTCTTTGTCGGCGGTCTTGACCTCGGCACTCTTGGTGGACTTCTCGGCGGAAGCTCCGGTGTTTGAGGCGGCAGGGGTTGGCGCGGTCGCGCTAGGTGCAGTCTTGGGAGCGCCCTTCTTCTCGAAAAGCTCTCGCCACTCTGGATCCACGCTAGAAGGATCCTTCTGGAACTGCTGGAACATCTCGTCAACCAGCCAGGTGTTTTGGCCGAATGTACTTGCGCTGCTCACGGCAGGTGCTCGCCTCATTTCTTGGTGCTTTATGTTTAGTGTTCTTACGACTTTAATTGTCCATCATTCTCAAGCGCGAACTTGAGTGGATGAATTCCTGCTTACACAGTGTACCCACCCCCGTTAGCGGTTGGTTTCCCACATTTGGGCATACCTACCTTGGATCGAGAGAAGTAGGTCGTGTGATCCGTCTTCGATGATACGGCCTGACTCTAAAACGAGGATACGATCGGCCCGCCTAGCGGTAGCTAAACGGTGAGCGACGATCACAGATGTCCGTCCCCGAGTAGCGTTTGAGGAAGCGTCTAAGACAGCCTTTTCGGTAGCCGGATCAAGTGTTGCGGTGGCTTCGTCGAGAAGCATGACATCGGCGTCGATAAGCTCTGCGCGGGCCAGCGCGATGATCTGCCTCTGTCCTGCTGAAAGGCCTCTTCCGCGCTCGCCAACGTGGTGGTTGAAGCCGCCTGGAATCGCGGCAATTACATGGAGCGCGCCGATTTTGCGGACGGCATTTTCCACGTCCTCTTTGGAGAATTGGTCCAGACCGTAGGCGATATTGTCTGCGACAGTGCCTGGGAACAGGTAAGACTCCTGCGGGACTTGGGCAATTTGGCGCCTCCACTGCGGGATTGGGAACTCAGAAATGTCGGTCCCAGTGGCCTTTACCACCCCCGAAGAGGGGTCGTAGAATCTGGCGATGAGTTTGACCACTGTGGATTTTCCGGCGCCGGTCGGGCCCACTAGCGCCACGGTTTCTCCTGCGCGGAGAGTGACCGACAACTGATCCAACACGGGCGTGGCAGAGGGGTCCTCGGCGGACTGGTAAGCAAACGTCACGTAGTCGAATTCGAGCGGGCCTTCCGCTGCTTGGTGCGCCCTTGGATTAGTACCAGTGTCTGGCACTGTGGTTTGTGTTTCGAGAAGTTCAGCGATCCGGTTGAAACTCACAGTAGCTTGTTGCCAGGAATCGAAAATCTGGCCCAGCTGCTGAATCGGCCCGTACAACTGACCCAGGTACATGGTGAAAGCTACGACGACGCCAACGCTGAGCTCGCCTTGGGCAACACGCGACGCCCCGACGCCGACAACCACCGCCGTCATAACCTGAGAGATTGCTTGCATCCCCGGGAAGTACAACGCCACCAAGAGCTGAGAACGCATGCGCAGTCGCCGGTAGAGGTCCGATTCGTAGGTGAAATCTGCAAGCGCACGTGGTTCCATCTGATGCATTTGGCTTGTGCGGATGCCGCCGATTAGCTCAGCGAATTGCCCGTTGACGGCGGAAATCTGCATGCGGGCTTCCGTGTAATACTTTTTGGACAGCACGCGGAAAACCACTGTGGCCAGGATGATCACCGGCACTGCAAGTAGGGCGATTGCGGTTAAGGATCCGTCGGTGGCTACCAACATCACGCCGACGCCGAAAAGCGTTCCTACCGAGACGATTGCCTGAGCAAGACCTGTCTGAAGGAAGTTGGACAATGTATCGATGTCCGTTGTCATGCGCGTCATGATGCGGCCTGACAGATTCCTTTCAAAATAGGACACGCCTAGGCGCTGCAAGTGCGCATAACTGCGTAAGCGTAAACCGTAGAGGAGACGCTCGCCCGAACGGGAACTCAAGATCGTCATCGCCACGCTTGACGCCAACGCCACCAGCACAACCACTACCGCTACGCCCGCCACCGCCCACAGCGCGTCAGGCTGCTGAGCGACGATTCCGCGGTCGATCGCCGCGCGGATCAAAGTTGGGAAGGCGACATCGGCCATGACGCCGATGATCAGCAGCGAAACGACCCCGGCGATCAACCAACGCACAGCCGAGAAAAGGTCACGGATTCGAAATGGGCGATCCGCCCGGCGGAGCAACTCTGAGTCCAATTGTGGCTGTTCCGAGGCCTCTGGCAAATGTGCCAGCTTCGACTTGAGCTTTGGCGTAGCGGTGATGATGCCGCCGCGCATGCCCGGCCCACCACCTCCGCGGGGTCCAGCTCCTGGTCGGGCAGTGGTGACCAGGAAGTCAGGGTCTTCCACTGCCGCCACGTCGGGCCATAGTTCGGCGCTTGTGGGAATGCGCGGGGGCTCGTCGACAAGCGTTGGTGCCATGAGCGCCTGGTAGCTGGGGTGGATTGTCACTTGATCACGCGGACCATCAAGTACAACCCGACCGTTTTCTACAACAAGGACGCGATCGGCATGATCCACGGTGGATTGGCGGTGGGCCACCGCGATCACAGTAGTTTCGGCAAGCTCGGCGCGGAGGTTGCCCAGGATGAGTTTTTCGTTTTCGGCGTCGATGGCGCTGGTGGCATCGTCGAGAATCATCACCGAAGGCGCAGACAGCAGCGCCCGAGCGAGTGCGATGCGCTGCCGCTGGCCGCCCGACAACGTGAGGCCACGTTCACCAACCACTGTGTCGTAGCCATCCGAGAGCTTCTCGATGAACTCATCTGCGCGGGCAAGCTTGGCAACGCGCGCGACGTCCTCATCGGAGGCGGGAAGCCCCATCGTGATGTTGTCGCGCACTGATGCAGAGAACAGAAAAGCCTCGTCAAAGACACAGGTGACGCGTTGTCGGATCGATTCGATCGTCAGCTGAGAATACGGATAATCTCGCTTGCCGACGAGCGCGATGTCACCGAAATCCGGCTCGTAGAAGGCGCCTGCGAGTTGAACGGCCATCGACTTTCCCGCGCCCGGGCCGCCGACAACCGCAACGGTTTCGCCCGGCTGCACTGTGACGTCGAACCCGTTCAGGATGGTGTGGCCGTTGGAAGAAAAGCCAACGTTGCGAAACTCGATGCCCACGGGTTCGTCGCCAAGCGTGAGCGGATCGGCAGGGGAGCGGCGCTGAGGGCGAAGACGCAGGACATCGTCTAAGCGATCGACGCTGCTCATGCCCATTTGCAGGCCGACATATGTGTTGGTGAGCATGCTCATCAGCGAGGTCATGGATGTGAGATACGCCGTGAACGCGACGAATTCACCCACGGTGATCCCACCACGGATCGCCAGGATGCCGCCCACGATGATGGTGATTACTAGTGCGACATTGGGAAGCTGCGAGAGCAACGGGCGAAAGCGTGCGGTGAGCTTTGCGGCGCGCATCTTGACCGCGTATAGCTGCTTGCCCAGCGTTTCGAGTGTGTCAACGGCGCGCTCTTCTTTGCCAAAGGCTTTGACCACTCGAATGCCCGAGACGGTTTGTTCGACATGCTCGGCAAGATCTGCGGTTGCTTGCTGGTTTGCCCAGGTTGCGGCGTAGAGCGTCGTGCGTGAGCGGTTAGCGATGAACAAGATCACGGGCAGGAACGCCAAAGACAGCACGGTGAGCCACGGGGACATCGTGAGCATGACCGCCACGGTGACTACGAGCTGGACACTTCGCGAGACAGCCAGCGGAGTCATGGCCAGAACTGATTGGAATTGGTTGAGATCGCTGATCGAGCGCGAAACAATCTGGCCTGTCACAATGTCGTCTTGGCTAGGACCATCGAGCGAATTGAGGGTATCAAGCACCTCAACTCGCAGGTGGTGTTGCGATCCTATCGACAAATTGCCGGCGGACCAGCGACGCACGATCTGACCTGCGTATTGGATCAGCGCAATGGCAACCATGGTCCATGCGATGGTGGGGATCGAACCCGAAGCAGCACCTGTTGCAACGTCGATGGCCTTGCCGGTGAGGGCCGGGACCGCGACTTGAAGCAGAGTGGCCACGATCGCGCTGCCGAAAGCAATCGCAGTAGTAACTGGATTCATTTTGATGATGCGCCAGATCAGGCGCGCGCCGCGATTCGCGGGCAAGGACTGATCCACTAGGACTTCTTATCGCGCTTCAGGATAGAACCGACGCGCGCTGCTGCCTTTTTCAATGCGCCATCTTTGTCGTTGTCTGACTGCGTAGAGGCCAGTCGTTCAAGCTCGCGGACTTCTTCTTGGTCGATGTCTTCCATCTTGGTTACAGGCGAAATCTCAGTAAGGAATCGAGCCGGGGTGGGGCCAAGACTGTCGGATGCATTGCGGATCACCTGGCGGGCCAGCTTTCGGTTAACCAAGGTGCCTGCGATGGCGCCTAAGCCAAGCGGCAACAACTTGCCAATCCACGCACGGGTGAATTTGCGTGTGGCTCGGCGTACGGCGGTATTAAGCAGGCGGTTGTTCAGATCCTTTAGTGAAGGGCCGCTGAAGCGCGTGAGGCTTTTGGTCAGGCTGAGGTCCTTGACACTTTCGCCAAGAAGTGAATCGACGATTGCGGAGCCCTTTGCGCCGAGCAGAATTGTCAACACTAGGGCGCTGCGACGATCGGGGTCTTGAATATCGACACCGCGCAGGTAAGCACTAGCCACCGTGTAGACGGCTGCGAAATCGAGGAAGACCACGGACTCACCGGCCACAGCAGCGGCGCCAGTAAAGAAACCAATACCCGGGATCGCAGCAGCTGCACCTACGCCAGCGCCGGTGCCGGAGACGGTGGTGAGGAAGTGGCGGTCCATGATCTTCTGGATTTGCTCAGGAGTCGCGTCAGGATTTTTCCTACGCAGTCGGTCGACGTACTTCCTAATCGTCGATCCCTGAATATGCACAGCCTTGTCTACGGCACCGATCAGTGCGCGTCCGACTGTTCCAGCATTGGCTTCGATTGCCGCTGGGTCGGAGCCCATGGCGTCGGTAAGCACGGCGTCTTCTTGCTTCTTCTCCGCCTTAGTTCGTACACCGGTCATAGTGGCCTCCTTGGGTAGTGGCTTGGGTTTTGGCTTCGCGAGTGAGTAGTTACTATCAGCGTGCGCTTTCGTATCGTTTTATCTTGGTCGAGTGTAGATCGATTGCACTTTTCACAGCGCGCTCGAGCAAAGATATATTTCTATTTATCTACTTCTTGACCAAGTTGTGACCTGCGCAGTTCCGTTCCTCGCGGTTGCTTATCGACGAAAACCCAGCCCACGATCTGACAGAAGATTTTTAGAAACTGGGGCTAGCCTTGGGCTTATGAACGCACAAGCCACCGCTGATGAATCAAGCGGCAGAACAGGACCCGTGGTGACAACCACCTCGGGTCGAGTTCGTGGCCTCATCGACCCGTTAAGCAAGGTTCGCACATGGCGCGGTGTGCCATATGGCGCGGACACCTCGGGGCCGCATCGGTTCCGTGCGCCCCGTTCGGTGCCATCCTGGCCTGGGATCAAAGACTGCACGGAGTACGCCCCGCCGGCGCTTCAAGGCACGTACGGACTAACTAGCAAGGTCATTGGTAGCGAAAACTGCCTTACCGTGGACATTGTGCGTCCGGACACTGATGAAGAACTGCCCGTGGTGGTCTATTTTCATGGCGGGTCATTCTTGATGGGATCGTCACACGAGAAGGTTCTGCAAGGACATAACCTCGCGGTGAACACCAATGTCGTGTACGTTTCGGTAAATTTCCGCCTTGGTGTCTTGGGATATCTGGATCTGCGCTCTGTCGGGCCGGACTGTGTGGCCAACCCAGCATTGCGCGACCAGATTTTGAGTTTGCGTTGGATCAAACGCAATATCGCAGCCTTTGGAGGCAATCCGAATTCGGTGACCATCATGGGGGAGTCCGCAGGCGGGGCCTCTGTGGTATCGCTGATGATCGCCCCTTCCGCTCGTGGTCTGTTCCATCGAGCTATTGCCCAGTCACCGCCGGTCAGCGCTGTGCACACGAGGATTCAGGCAGCAATGTGGGCTTCGACGCTGCTGGATTACATGGGAATGTCGCGACTTTCTACGTTGGATGATCTTCGCGCGGTTGAAGGCGAGGAGCTTGTTCGTGTGGGGCAGGCGATGATCGTTCGTGGTCGCGAACTGATGTATCTCAATTCGTCGTTTATGCCCACCGTGGACGGCGAGACTCTGACGCAACACCCGATCGATGCGTTTAACGATGGCAATGAAGCTCCTGTGCCATTCATCATTGGAACGAACTCTGATGAAGCAAGCTTTGCCAAGGCTTTGTATCTGCGCATGAGCAAGCGCAGCGCTGCGGCTCGACGGATTCTTGAGGTGTTCGATGCAGAAAACGCCGATCGAGTGCTAAAAGCTT
The Corynebacterium breve genome window above contains:
- a CDS encoding ABC transporter ATP-binding protein, with protein sequence MNPVTTAIAFGSAIVATLLQVAVPALTGKAIDVATGAASGSIPTIAWTMVAIALIQYAGQIVRRWSAGNLSIGSQHHLRVEVLDTLNSLDGPSQDDIVTGQIVSRSISDLNQFQSVLAMTPLAVSRSVQLVVTVAVMLTMSPWLTVLSLAFLPVILFIANRSRTTLYAATWANQQATADLAEHVEQTVSGIRVVKAFGKEERAVDTLETLGKQLYAVKMRAAKLTARFRPLLSQLPNVALVITIIVGGILAIRGGITVGEFVAFTAYLTSMTSLMSMLTNTYVGLQMGMSSVDRLDDVLRLRPQRRSPADPLTLGDEPVGIEFRNVGFSSNGHTILNGFDVTVQPGETVAVVGGPGAGKSMAVQLAGAFYEPDFGDIALVGKRDYPYSQLTIESIRQRVTCVFDEAFLFSASVRDNITMGLPASDEDVARVAKLARADEFIEKLSDGYDTVVGERGLTLSGGQRQRIALARALLSAPSVMILDDATSAIDAENEKLILGNLRAELAETTVIAVAHRQSTVDHADRVLVVENGRVVLDGPRDQVTIHPSYQALMAPTLVDEPPRIPTSAELWPDVAAVEDPDFLVTTARPGAGPRGGGGPGMRGGIITATPKLKSKLAHLPEASEQPQLDSELLRRADRPFRIRDLFSAVRWLIAGVVSLLIIGVMADVAFPTLIRAAIDRGIVAQQPDALWAVAGVAVVVVLVALASSVAMTILSSRSGERLLYGLRLRSYAHLQRLGVSYFERNLSGRIMTRMTTDIDTLSNFLQTGLAQAIVSVGTLFGVGVMLVATDGSLTAIALLAVPVIILATVVFRVLSKKYYTEARMQISAVNGQFAELIGGIRTSQMHQMEPRALADFTYESDLYRRLRMRSQLLVALYFPGMQAISQVMTAVVVGVGASRVAQGELSVGVVVAFTMYLGQLYGPIQQLGQIFDSWQQATVSFNRIAELLETQTTVPDTGTNPRAHQAAEGPLEFDYVTFAYQSAEDPSATPVLDQLSVTLRAGETVALVGPTGAGKSTVVKLIARFYDPSSGVVKATGTDISEFPIPQWRRQIAQVPQESYLFPGTVADNIAYGLDQFSKEDVENAVRKIGALHVIAAIPGGFNHHVGERGRGLSAGQRQIIALARAELIDADVMLLDEATATLDPATEKAVLDASSNATRGRTSVIVAHRLATARRADRILVLESGRIIEDGSHDLLLSIQGRYAQMWETNR
- a CDS encoding carboxylesterase/lipase family protein — translated: MNAQATADESSGRTGPVVTTTSGRVRGLIDPLSKVRTWRGVPYGADTSGPHRFRAPRSVPSWPGIKDCTEYAPPALQGTYGLTSKVIGSENCLTVDIVRPDTDEELPVVVYFHGGSFLMGSSHEKVLQGHNLAVNTNVVYVSVNFRLGVLGYLDLRSVGPDCVANPALRDQILSLRWIKRNIAAFGGNPNSVTIMGESAGGASVVSLMIAPSARGLFHRAIAQSPPVSAVHTRIQAAMWASTLLDYMGMSRLSTLDDLRAVEGEELVRVGQAMIVRGRELMYLNSSFMPTVDGETLTQHPIDAFNDGNEAPVPFIIGTNSDEASFAKALYLRMSKRSAAARRILEVFDAENADRVLKAYGMATERKEFAALLADAVFWAPSVSIASAHRHFAPTWMYRFDYANETMQRLGLGAMHSSDLAVVFGAPGVTRASRLDRFGSTEGFEDVSTTMQYHWGHFFHFGRPGEEWPRYATRTDTEPGRATAIFDSTAHVVYDPRQTKRRAWESFRMTQWGDGRIDVEERLADFLGLAANSDE